From Pseudomonas poae, the proteins below share one genomic window:
- a CDS encoding SDR family oxidoreductase: MCCSNSGNNAFIDLTPLSSEQFEAGYAHFAAAKAGLRMIAQSMAREYSPKGIHVAHVVIDGGILGDRLQAAFPDRVNLAAADGLLGYDAIAENYWMLHRQPRSAWTQ; encoded by the coding sequence ATGTGTTGTTCCAACTCAGGGAACAATGCCTTCATCGATTTAACGCCGCTGTCCTCTGAGCAGTTCGAGGCCGGGTATGCCCACTTCGCTGCAGCTAAAGCGGGATTGCGCATGATTGCGCAGAGCATGGCTCGCGAGTACAGCCCGAAGGGGATCCACGTCGCGCATGTTGTTATCGACGGCGGCATCCTTGGCGACCGGCTTCAGGCCGCCTTTCCTGACAGAGTCAACCTGGCCGCGGCAGACGGTCTGCTTGGCTATGACGCTATCGCCGAGAACTACTGGATGCTGCACCGCCAGCCGAGATCGGCCTGGACGCAGTAG
- a CDS encoding 2,4'-dihydroxyacetophenone dioxygenase family protein, which translates to MPELARNEFWKDLQPIANCFKPDAKPEVYLPNAASDDLRLYVPFTETVSSRPLWISPSENRWCDILMSSHAGLVNRHYHPHEVFAYTLSGKWGYLEHDWTATAGDFVYETPGEGHTLVAYEHEEPMRVFFIVKGPLIWLDEHGESTGYFDVHSYIALCREHYEKVGLGADAVDRLFR; encoded by the coding sequence ATGCCCGAATTAGCCCGCAACGAATTTTGGAAAGACCTGCAGCCCATCGCGAACTGCTTCAAGCCCGACGCCAAGCCTGAGGTTTACCTGCCGAATGCCGCCAGCGATGATCTGCGGCTCTACGTGCCTTTCACCGAGACGGTTTCTTCACGCCCTCTGTGGATCTCCCCCAGCGAAAACCGCTGGTGCGACATCTTGATGTCCAGCCATGCCGGCCTGGTCAATCGCCACTACCACCCGCACGAAGTGTTCGCCTACACCCTGTCGGGCAAGTGGGGCTACCTGGAGCACGACTGGACCGCCACCGCCGGTGATTTCGTTTATGAGACGCCCGGCGAGGGTCACACCTTGGTGGCCTATGAACACGAGGAACCCATGCGCGTGTTCTTCATCGTCAAGGGGCCGCTGATCTGGCTCGACGAGCACGGCGAATCCACCGGCTACTTCGACGTGCACTCCTACATCGCCCTGTGCCGTGAACATTACGAAAAGGTCGGACTGGGCGCTGATGCAGTGGACCGTCTATTCCGTTAA
- a CDS encoding AraC family transcriptional regulator yields MTRTVALLDTQRASTDDLPLDQRVAFWEQYNASTLVGLKCSSFSETGFSAREDNLSLDRLRVAHIAGTQHVIERDGSMIRTVPKESVFVSLVMGSASFFFQNGNCHLLEPGEMMVYRTDKPYLFGFSASMHKFIFDIPQDVFASRCLRRFDHAVKISAHTGTQRLLLRTLSERTGGFFEQPLSQGADNYQEDALELLGTIIAGQMGNRRINALSASYLLAAKQCILEQLSDPALSCERVAHQTGVSTRHLARLFALEDTQPHRFILEKRLQGAFRLLSQADSRGLDIAEVAYRQGFTSQAHFARAFKAHYGRTPSDVRASSVGV; encoded by the coding sequence ATGACCCGAACCGTCGCCTTGCTTGATACCCAGCGTGCCAGTACCGATGACCTTCCGCTGGATCAGCGCGTGGCATTTTGGGAGCAGTACAACGCATCGACGCTGGTCGGCCTGAAGTGCTCTTCCTTCAGCGAAACCGGGTTCAGCGCGCGGGAGGACAATCTGAGTCTGGACCGGCTGCGGGTCGCCCATATTGCCGGTACCCAACACGTCATCGAGCGTGATGGTTCAATGATTCGCACCGTGCCCAAAGAGTCGGTGTTCGTATCGCTGGTCATGGGCAGTGCGTCGTTTTTCTTTCAGAACGGCAACTGCCATCTGCTGGAACCGGGCGAGATGATGGTGTATCGCACCGACAAGCCCTACCTGTTCGGCTTCTCCGCTTCGATGCACAAGTTTATCTTCGATATCCCCCAGGACGTGTTTGCCTCCCGCTGTCTGCGCCGCTTTGATCACGCCGTGAAGATCAGTGCACACACCGGCACACAGCGTTTACTGCTAAGGACATTGAGTGAGCGCACCGGCGGTTTTTTCGAGCAGCCGCTCAGCCAAGGGGCGGACAATTATCAAGAGGATGCTCTTGAGCTGCTGGGGACTATCATTGCGGGTCAGATGGGCAACCGCCGGATCAACGCACTCAGTGCGTCCTACTTGTTGGCCGCCAAGCAATGCATCCTCGAGCAACTGTCCGACCCTGCATTGAGTTGTGAGCGGGTGGCTCATCAAACCGGCGTCTCCACACGACACCTGGCCAGGCTATTTGCTCTGGAAGACACACAACCCCATCGTTTTATTTTGGAAAAGCGCTTACAGGGAGCGTTCCGTCTGCTGAGCCAGGCGGACAGTCGCGGGCTGGACATTGCCGAGGTCGCCTATCGCCAAGGGTTCACCAGCCAGGCGCATTTCGCCAGAGCCTTCAAGGCGCACTATGGACGCACGCCCAGCGACGTGCGCGCTTCGTCGGTCGGCGTATAG